The sequence TTAATGTTAATAGTACCTagctatgaaacaaaaacactatacTCCttgtaccaattttttttttttaatgtaagtttcaggtgtataacattaACTCAACATCCGTATACAACTACAAAGTGATCACCCTCCAAGTCCACTTACCGTCTATCACTATACAATTGACTCCTTGTACCCCCGTTACCGACCCCTCCAACCCTTTCCCTACTGGtaaccatcaatctgttctctgtatctgtgagttttcattttgttatgctttttaaaattaggtttgtctttttccttctgactcaTTTTACTTAGCTTATTACCCtcatggtccatccatgttgctgcaaatggcaagatttctttcttttttaatagctgagtagtAATCcactgaatacacacacaccacagtttatccaatcatccatcaatggatactttggttgcttccatgttttggttactgtaaataatgctgcaatgaacacacgGGTGGCATACATCCtttccaattagtgttttcatattcttcaaataaatacccagaagtggaatagctggatcatatggtagttatacccctaattttttgagaaatctccatagtggctgcaccaatttataatcccaacaacagtgtacaagagctcccttttctctgtatcttcttcagcatttgttatttctatttttcatattagccattctaacagcacatgattatctcattgtggtttttgtttcttgtttttttaaatttatttatttatttttggctgtgtggggtcttcattgctgcatgagggctttctctagttgtggcgagtgggggctattctttgttgtggtgcacaggcttctcattgcagtgacttctcttgttgtggagtacaggctctaggcatgtgggcttcagtagctgtggcacgtgggctcagcagttgtggctcacggactctagagcacaggctcattagttatggtgcacaggtttagttgctctgaggcatgtgggatcttcctggaccagggctcgaacccatgtctcctgaattggcaggcagattcttaaccactgtgccaccagggaagtccctcactgtgattttgattggcgtttctctgataattagtaatGAActtgggccatggcagtgaaagcctggaatcctgaCCACTAGGGCCACCAGGCAActgctctgcccattttttaatcaggtttttgatgttgagttgtgtgagttattcatatattttggatattaacctcttatcagatacatgacttataaatatattttcccattaagtaggctgtcttttcattttgttgacgatttcctttgctgggcagatACTTTTAGTCTGATGTCAATGTatctttaattacttaaaaataccaaactttcaaaaaaagaaaaaggaacctaCCTTTGCCCTTTCTTTTGTTAACCTTGGCCATGACTGGCCAGATTCTCCTTTTCGTAAACAACATAAAATTGATCTGTCCGTTCTTTTATGCTTCGaatcctaaaaacaaaaataagcgcTATCACACCACTTATCTCTCTGGTATTACTACAGGACACAAAGTAGCTGGTTATTTGTCATTTCTCCTAATTTCTTTCCCTACACTTTCTCTAAACCCTGAAACAACCCCTAGACTACTGAAGATTTCATAAGCTATCCAATTGCAAAAAACATTTTTCCTCCCCTGCACAAGGTGAATagaataaaaccttaaaaaaattaactaaatatgGTACAATCATAGAACATACTTCGATGTATCTATGCTTAAATAAGACAAGGCTTAAGAATACTGTCCTTACATCAACtacacaatttaatttttaaaagatttaaaaaaaaaattttaaaaagtattgcccTGAGTCCAAACAATAACAAGAACAAAAGGAGTATCCAGAAAAGTAGTTACAAGAtggaaaataatgcaaaatatatacttattagCCTCTGAACTGTTAAGAGTTAGTGCTTATCTCTAAAATGAGTACTTAAAAGTATGTCCATTTCCTTACAATTTAAATTGGGATTAAAGCATCAAGACTACTTACATTTGGATCAATACAGTGAAAAAGATcaatttcatttaaatgtttaaaattatcaCTTCCTCCAAGACAActgtaccaaaaaagaaaaagggaaaaaaatgagtctCTTCAAAGAGGTAAAGATTAGTGGTATCCTCAATGAAAACACGAAACAATCAAGCCAAAGTTATTCAAGCACCTGAAACAAGCCTTTTACCCAATGATGTAAAATGGTAATTTACCTGAATGTAAGTttggatttttcaaaatttacattAACATCTTTACTGTCTTCAACACAAAATTCAATGAAGACATAGTCCCTTCGATCGTACCACTTTGCAGAAGCAGGCTGCctacaaaaagataaaattagacaAAGTTAAGCAGAAATTCACTATTTACATAACCTCCGAAGCTTAGCATGTAAGTAACATACTTCTGTTCCTCCATCAGAGCACTGATTATTTTGAGGCAGTTTATTGCAATTTCAAATATGAACTACATCTTTTTCCCTAACAGCTGCAGTACAAGTTAAAACAcaataataggggcttccctggtggcgcagtggttgagtctgcctgccgatgcaggggacatgggttcatgccctggtccgggaggatcctacatgccgcgtagcagctgggcctgtgagccatggccgctgggcctgcgcgtccggagcctgtgctccgcaatgggagaggctacaacagtgagaggcccgcgtaccgcaaaaaaacaaacaaacaaaaaaacacgcAATGATAGGGACtcccctgctggcacagtggttaagaatcctcctgccaatgctggggacaccagtttgatccctggtccgggaagatcccacatgttgtggagcaactaagcccgtgctccacaactactgagcctgggtgccacagctactgaagcctgcgcacgtagagcccatgctccgcaacaagagaaggtaTGGCAATGAGGAGCCTATGCACcgacgaagacccagcacagccaaaaataaactaaacaaactaaacaaaatgCAATGATACAAATTTCATCatagaaaggattt is a genomic window of Kogia breviceps isolate mKogBre1 chromosome 12, mKogBre1 haplotype 1, whole genome shotgun sequence containing:
- the PTGES3 gene encoding prostaglandin E synthase 3, with protein sequence MQPASAKWYDRRDYVFIEFCVEDSKDVNVNFEKSKLTFSCLGGSDNFKHLNEIDLFHCIDPNDSKHKRTDRSILCCLRKGESGQSWPRLTKERAKLNWLSVDFNNWKDWEDDSDEDMSNFDRFSEMMNNMGGDEDVDLPEVDGADDDSQDSDDEKMPDLE